The DNA segment GGCCTCGCGGACGGCGGCCACGGCAGTCAGGGCCGACTGACCGGTGGTCGAGGTGTCCTCCACCACCAGCACCTTGCGCCCGCTGATCTCGGTGCCCTCGATCCGCCTGCGCATCCCGTGCGACTTCTGCTCCTTGCGGACCACGAAGGTGTCCAGCCGGTCGCCGGCGGCGGCCGCGGCGTGCAGCATCGACGCCGCCACCGGGTCGGCGCCCAGGGTGAGCCCGCCGGCAGCATGGAAGTCGAGGTCGGAGACCAGTTCGCGCATCACCCGGCCGACGATCGGCGCTGCCGCCCCGTCGAGGGTCACCCGGCGCATGTCGACGTAGTAGTCGGCCTCACGTCCCGAGGAGAGTGTGACCCGGCCGTGGACCACCCCGAGGTCCTTGATCTGTTCGATCAGCTGCTGCCGGTCGGCGGACCGATCGGGCCCAGCCGGCTGTTCGACGCTCACTTGTTCTCGGTGTCGGACAGGACGGCGAAGCCGATCGACCGGTCCGGGGAGTGGAACAGATCGGTGCAGGTGGTGAGCGTGAGGATCGCCTCACTCGGGTCCTGATCGCTGTTCGGCTCCTGCGACTCGTGGTCCGGCACCGGATCCAGCGGCCAGGTCTCGGAGTCGTCGACCGTGATGTCCTTCGGCGGGACGGTGATCTCATAGGTGTAGACCGCCGAGCTGGTCTCGACCACCACCTCGTCGCCCTTCTCCAGTTCGAGGATCCGGGCGAACGGCTCGCCGTGGGTGACCCGGTGCCCGGCGACGGCGAAGTTGCCGACCTCACCCGGCTGCGCGGTGTTCTCGTACCACCCGAGTCCGCGGGCGAGGGTTCCGGCATCGGTACCCTTCAGCACCGGCACCTCGTAGTCCTCGCCGAGGGCCGGGATCCGCATCAGGGCGACGGCATCGCCCGGTACGGCACTGCCCGGATCGGCGGTCTCGGTGTTGTTCTCCCCCTGCCACTGCTCACGCAGGTTGCCGCGCTCCTCGTTGAAGGCACGCTGGGAGACCACGTTCGTGCCGAAGTACTGCCAGCCGATGTACCCCAGGCAGCCGAGCCCGATCGCCAACAACAGCACCCCGACCACGGTCAGCGGTGACGCGCCACGCTTCTTCTTCTTCGGCCTGCCGCGTCGTGGCGCGGTGTCGATCCGGCTCATGGGCCCATTCTTGCCTGACCCGGGGTCTGCGCCAAGCCGGCGCCGGCAGATTCTGCCTGCCAGCGGTACCAGCGCCCGACCTCGGGCGTCCACAGCACCAGCACCACGATCCCGATGTAGGCCGCCGCCGGCGCCCACAGCGCCGGTTGCCCCGACTGCCAGAGGGCGCCCCAGCCGATCGCCACCGCACCCCAGGCGGTGGCCGCCAGCCGCACCCACGCCGCCCGCATCAGCAACAGCCCACCGAGCACCAGTGCCACCGAGGGCAGCAGGTAGGCCGGCACCACCCCGCCGTCGAGCAGGTTGCGGTGGAACGGGTACAGCAGATGGTAGGTGCCGCTGAACCCCTCGGTACCGGCCACCGCCTGCATCGCTGAATAGAGGAGCAACCAGAGCAACGAGAACCCGCACAACCAGAGCAGGGAGCCGACCATCGTGGCCACGGCGGCCGCGGTCAGCAACCCCGGCCGCGGCGGTTCGGTGATCACCGACGGGTACGGCGTGGCGATGCTCCGGGCCGTGGGGTATGGCGGTGCCGGGTACCGCAGTTGCCCCGGGTCGGGTGGGGGCAGCGGTCGGCCGGCGGGATCGATCACACCCCGAACGCTACCCGGCGCGCTGGCAGCCGACGGGTCGCCGCACCTTAGCCCCAGGGGCGCACGGCGAGGGCGA comes from the Naumannella halotolerans genome and includes:
- the pyrE gene encoding orotate phosphoribosyltransferase translates to MSVEQPAGPDRSADRQQLIEQIKDLGVVHGRVTLSSGREADYYVDMRRVTLDGAAAPIVGRVMRELVSDLDFHAAGGLTLGADPVAASMLHAAAAAGDRLDTFVVRKEQKSHGMRRRIEGTEISGRKVLVVEDTSTTGQSALTAVAAVREAGAEVVAVACIVDRGTGAAEAFADAGIEYRYAVSAADLGLD
- a CDS encoding class E sortase, giving the protein MSRIDTAPRRGRPKKKKRGASPLTVVGVLLLAIGLGCLGYIGWQYFGTNVVSQRAFNEERGNLREQWQGENNTETADPGSAVPGDAVALMRIPALGEDYEVPVLKGTDAGTLARGLGWYENTAQPGEVGNFAVAGHRVTHGEPFARILELEKGDEVVVETSSAVYTYEITVPPKDITVDDSETWPLDPVPDHESQEPNSDQDPSEAILTLTTCTDLFHSPDRSIGFAVLSDTENK